The Sulfurimonas sp. genome includes a region encoding these proteins:
- a CDS encoding AMP-binding protein has product MSINCIRTLIEDSARTHADKTALIHKDKSLSYSELFTKVNHVAYYLSELDLPKDSRIGIYSNKGIEQVIAILAILSTDYVLVPLTKLLKPEQVEYIINDCDIKCIITDKLKLENIEEINFDGHIVSYETTSSDIPSFDEIYKYYNKPYSCEINGHDNAVITYSFGLTGTPKGIVLSHRNLIDSARVVTKYLNITEDDVISGLLIFNLDYGLNQIFCSLYRRATLALHRFILPDDFFNHIIDDKVTVLPLMPINITQIFDEDMGRTPSSELLENLKTITSSGGNVTKKMIADCKKTFVNAKFYSMHGLTEAFRSTYLDPSQIEIRPDSIGKAIPDVELYVINEEGRECAPREVGELIHRGGYIYKGFWNAPKENEQRFKSIQILKDVVNLEGQLTDEIVVASGDYVYKDEEDYFYFVSRRDDMIKTRGFRVSPLEVESVVKKNFPLIDQCVVFSIPNEEIEEEIVLVYSAKSEIAQKEMLFELKNHLASYMIPGKIIYKKSLPLVQSDKNKVNVEELKRELTTS; this is encoded by the coding sequence ATGTCGATTAACTGTATAAGAACACTTATAGAAGATTCTGCTCGTACACATGCGGACAAAACTGCTTTAATTCACAAAGATAAAAGTCTTAGTTACTCTGAGCTTTTTACTAAAGTTAATCATGTAGCTTATTACCTAAGTGAATTAGATCTGCCAAAAGATTCACGCATAGGGATCTACTCAAACAAAGGAATTGAGCAGGTTATAGCTATACTTGCCATACTTTCAACTGACTATGTTTTAGTTCCGCTTACTAAGTTGCTTAAGCCTGAACAGGTTGAGTACATAATAAACGATTGTGATATCAAATGTATCATAACTGACAAGTTAAAGTTAGAAAATATAGAAGAGATAAATTTTGATGGTCATATAGTGTCTTACGAGACAACTTCAAGTGATATACCGTCGTTTGATGAGATCTACAAATACTATAACAAACCATACTCTTGTGAGATAAACGGACATGACAATGCGGTGATCACTTATTCGTTTGGTCTTACTGGTACTCCAAAAGGTATAGTTCTTTCACACAGAAACCTAATCGACTCGGCTCGTGTTGTTACAAAATACCTAAATATTACTGAAGATGACGTGATCAGCGGGCTTCTGATCTTTAATCTTGATTATGGATTAAATCAGATCTTCTGCAGTCTTTACAGACGTGCAACATTGGCACTTCACCGCTTTATTCTTCCGGATGATTTTTTCAACCACATCATAGATGATAAAGTTACAGTTTTACCTCTAATGCCAATCAACATTACACAGATTTTTGATGAAGATATGGGAAGAACACCAAGCAGTGAACTTTTAGAGAATTTAAAAACTATCACGTCTTCAGGTGGAAACGTAACTAAGAAGATGATCGCTGATTGTAAGAAAACATTTGTAAATGCAAAATTTTACTCTATGCACGGTCTTACAGAAGCATTCCGTTCAACTTACCTTGATCCAAGCCAGATAGAGATCAGACCAGACTCGATCGGCAAAGCTATCCCTGATGTTGAGCTTTACGTTATAAATGAAGAAGGACGTGAGTGTGCACCTCGCGAAGTAGGTGAACTTATACATAGAGGTGGTTATATCTATAAAGGCTTTTGGAATGCTCCAAAAGAAAATGAACAAAGATTCAAATCAATCCAGATCTTAAAAGATGTAGTAAACTTAGAAGGGCAACTTACAGATGAGATAGTTGTAGCTTCAGGAGACTATGTGTATAAAGATGAAGAGGATTATTTTTACTTTGTATCTCGCCGTGATGATATGATCAAAACAAGAGGTTTTAGAGTATCACCTCTTGAAGTTGAATCTGTTGTTAAAAAGAACTTCCCGCTTATAGATCAGTGCGTTGTTTTCTCGATCCCAAATGAAGAGATCGAAGAAGAGATCGTACTTGTTTACTCTGCTAAAAGCGAGATAGCTCAAAAAGAGATGCTGTTTGAGCTTAAAAACCATTTAGCTTCATACATGATACCAGGTAAGATCATATATAAAAAATCTCTGCCACTTGTTCAAAGCGATAAAAATAAAGTAAATGTGGAAGAGCTAAAAAGAGAGCTTACTACTTCTTAA
- a CDS encoding glutamate mutase L, giving the protein MSQNKLLIDIGSTNFKVATPTNIEQHFRDFNKDIHDDLMYKCGDTINSFDKDDVYICSSANGGLSTLIIGLTESYSLKYAKNIAFNSGINIIETILYQNIEDYSLPSDLIDVVIVVGGINSKGGIFGKPLYNYLENLKYSNIVYVGSELEAEELAKNIEHLVVLPNIIDNKLHIIEENLKEYLTNLYQADIEGKEDIKSLYDITTNQIYSTPYIVNKTLPLIDANFSVVDPFILIDIGGATTDIHYSKDLVDENIVTENEYDRLVFKKLGVYKSKESLIFAAQNNEFTYELLTHLKVTENIFEESSEKALKVLMQLALFLVLTKMSHYKQAYVNLKLLAINSIVLTGGITKVLNDDEVADIISFFYKKILNSDHNPTVVMDKNYKIWTLANKG; this is encoded by the coding sequence ATGAGTCAAAATAAACTTTTAATAGATATAGGAAGTACAAACTTTAAAGTTGCAACTCCAACTAACATAGAACAGCACTTTCGTGATTTTAACAAAGATATACATGATGATCTTATGTATAAATGCGGTGATACAATAAATAGTTTTGATAAAGATGACGTATATATCTGTTCATCTGCAAACGGTGGTTTAAGCACGCTAATCATCGGTCTTACAGAGTCTTATTCTCTAAAGTATGCGAAGAACATCGCTTTTAACTCAGGGATCAATATCATTGAGACTATTCTTTATCAAAACATAGAAGACTATTCGCTTCCTAGTGATCTGATAGATGTAGTTATAGTTGTAGGCGGTATAAACTCTAAGGGTGGTATATTTGGCAAGCCTTTATATAACTACTTGGAAAATCTAAAATATTCAAACATTGTTTATGTTGGAAGTGAGCTTGAAGCTGAAGAGCTTGCAAAAAACATAGAACATCTTGTTGTTCTTCCAAATATCATAGATAACAAACTACATATTATTGAAGAGAATTTAAAAGAGTATTTGACAAACCTTTACCAAGCTGATATTGAGGGTAAAGAGGACATTAAATCTCTTTATGACATAACTACAAATCAGATCTATTCTACACCGTACATAGTGAATAAAACTCTGCCATTAATAGATGCAAACTTCTCAGTTGTAGATCCATTTATTCTAATAGATATCGGTGGGGCTACAACTGATATTCACTACTCAAAAGATCTTGTAGATGAGAACATAGTGACTGAGAATGAATACGACAGACTTGTATTTAAAAAGCTTGGTGTTTACAAGTCAAAAGAGTCTTTGATATTTGCAGCTCAAAACAACGAATTTACATATGAGCTTCTAACTCACCTCAAAGTTACTGAAAACATCTTTGAAGAATCTAGTGAGAAAGCGCTGAAAGTGCTTATGCAGCTTGCTCTTTTCTTGGTACTTACTAAAATGAGCCACTATAAACAAGCATATGTAAACCTAAAACTTCTTGCTATAAATTCAATAGTTTTAACAGGCGGTATCACTAAAGTATTAAATGATGATGAGGTAGCTGACATTATCTCATTTTTTTACAAAAAGATTTTAAATTCAGATCATAATCCGACTGTTGTAATGGATAAAAATTACAAAATTTGGACACTGGCAAACAAAGGATAA